From a region of the Zingiber officinale cultivar Zhangliang chromosome 4B, Zo_v1.1, whole genome shotgun sequence genome:
- the LOC121974983 gene encoding HBS1-like protein, translating to MSKLEIASSEGGTWCCSICTYENSQRFIACELCGILRNSSVKFEIDDQAVNRTSMNSEVSLMGRSLFYQSSNSMPKASVTCASFLNNKAGEPLEKGQLSALIDLQNIFLSPCCNQTKHIEPFRFDTPSPDDLVSSGKSTRAFDKVDSMLSTSLKNIRTATRKKGIVELLPDNQVPEILVASSLPNSHNDNVSGNPSSSRGGSPSSSREEKQELANNLQILKLEFSTTSGHEKTNSVSDYKPEDWMLSDKGRTINQLNLAIVGHVDCGKSTLSGRLLQLLGKISKKEMHRYERESKEKGKGSSAYAWALDASVEERERGVTMTVAVAYFSTKRYRVVLLDSPGHKDFVPNMISGATQADAAVLVVDAAMGAFEAGMGGKITGQTKEHAQLIRSFGVEQIIVAINKMDLVDFSKDRFDCVKLQLGHFLRTCGFKDSCVTWIPLSSLDNQNLLTTASDNRLSSWYQGYCLLEAIDGLPPPQRDVSKPFLMPICDVIVKHSSAQVAACGKIETGAIRIGSKVIVMPSGNLATVKNIERDSSPSNVARAGDNVAVSLHGVDAGHVIQGGVLCHPDFPVNIASNLELKVLILDIETPIIVGSQVELHVLHSKQAAKVVKLQSLLDPKTGHVIKNTPRFLIARQRASLEVELDGDLCVEEFSSCRVLGRVFLRALGSTIAVGIITRILKQ from the exons ATGTCAAAACTAGAAATTGCATCAAGTGAAGGTGGTACTTGGTGTTGTTCCATTTGCACATATGAGAATAGTCAACGTTTTATTGCTTGTGAACTATGTGGAATTCTTCGGAATTCCTCTGTGAAGTTTGAAATTGATGATCAAGCAG TTAACAGAACAAGCATGAATTCTGAAGTTTCTCTCATGGGCAGATCATTATTTTATCAATCATCTAATAGCATGCCCAAGGCATCTGTCACCTGTGCCAGCTTCCTTAACAATAAAGCTGGTGAACCCCTTGAGAAAGGACAACTTTCTGCACTCATTGATCTCCAGAACATATTTTTGTCTCCATGTTGCAATCAAACCAAACATATAG aACCCTTCAGGTTTGATACACCATCACCAGATGATTTAGTTTCTTCTGGGAAGAGCACAAGAGCTTTTGACAAGG TTGACTCAATGCTTTCAACATCTCTGAAGAATATACGAACTGCTACTAGGAAAAAGGGAATAGTAGAACTTTTACCTGACAATCAAGTGCCAGAGATTTTGGTGGCATCATCTTTGCCAAACTCTCACAATGATAATGTAAGTGGAAATCCCAGTAGTTCGAGAGGGGGAAGTCCCAGCAGTTCAAGAGAGGAAAAACAAGAGTTAGCTAACAATCTCCAAATCTTGAAGTTAGAGTTCTCTACAACTAGTGGACATGAAAAAACCAATTCAGTTTCTGACTACAAACCAGAGGATTGGATGCTTTCTGACAAAGGAAGAACCATAAACCAGTTAAACCTTGCAATT GTAGGTCATGTTGATTGTGGAAAATCCACATTGAGTGGAAGATTGCTACAGCTTTTGgggaaaatttctaagaaagagaTGCATAGATATGAGAGAGAGTCAAAGGAAAAG GGAAAAGGTTCATCTGCCTATGCATGGGCATTAGATGCGAGTgttgaggagagggaaaggggcgTAACAATGACAGTTGCTGTTGCATACTTTTCAACAAAAAGATACCGTGTTGTTTTGCTGGATTCACCAGGTCACAAAGATTTTGTTCCAAACATGATATCTGGTGCAACTCAAGCAGATGCTGCAGTTTTGGTTGTAGATGCAGCTATGGGTGCATTTGAAGCAGGTATGGGTGGCAAAATTACCGGACAAACTAAGGAGCATGCACAGCTTATTAGGAGCTTTGGTGTTGAGCAAATAATAGTAGCAATCAATAAGATGGATCTTGTGGACTTCTCCAAAGATCGGTTTGACTGTGTAAAGCTGCAATTGGGCCATTTCTTACGTACTTGTGGATTCAAGGACTCATGTGTGACATGGATTCCTCTAAGTTCCCTGGACAATCAAAATTTGCTCACAACTGCTTCTGACAATCGCTTGTCTTCTTG GTACCAAGGATATTGTCTTCTGGAAGCCATTGATGGTTTACCACCTCCTCAACGGGATGTTTCAAAGCCATTTCTTATGCCTATATGTGATGTTATTGTTAAACATTCATCAGCACAAGTAGCTGCTTGTGGGAAAATAGAGACTGGAGCTATTCGAATTGGTTCCAAG GTTATAGTCATGCCTTCAGGAAATCTAGCTACTGTAAAAAATATAGAGAGGGATTCTTCTCCTAGCAATGTAGCAAGAGCTGGTGACAATGTGGCTGTCAGTTTGCATGGTGTTGATGCAGGACATGTGATCCAAGGTGGAGTTTTATGCCACCCAGATTTCCCTGTTAACATTGCATCTAACTTAGAGCTGAAGGTTCTCATCCTCGACATTGAAACTCCAATTATTGTTGGATCTCAG GTTGAGCTCCATGTACTTCACTCGAAGCAAGCTGCAAAGGTGGTAAAACTACAGTCGCTGTTAGATCCAAAAACAGGACATGTTATAAAGAACACACCACGTTTCCTCATAGCCAGGCAAAGAGCTAGTCTAGAG GTGGAACTAGATGGAGATTTATGTGTAGAAGAATTCTCAAGTTGTCGGGTtcttggacgggtcttcttgagagctTTAGGAAGCACAATTGCTGTAGGCATCATTACTCGCATTCTCAAACAGTGA